In Nostoc sp. UHCC 0926, a single genomic region encodes these proteins:
- a CDS encoding class I SAM-dependent methyltransferase has translation MQQVFPGEVFANTADFDTGIRQLLPRYDEMLEVITRCLLSPSRRILELGCGTAELSIKILNRCPDAQIIALDYSPRMLQFAQDKITAAGYQQRWAGTQADFGDWANNPEKLDIGSEFDACVSSLAIHHLQDEMKLKLFERIAASLSKDGCFWNADPTLPESPALAEVYKAAREEWAVQQGISLTEIRAKRGTSTTQGYSSQDQVATLDAHLEMLTKAGFKIVAVPWKYYGLAVFGGWL, from the coding sequence ATGCAACAGGTATTTCCCGGAGAGGTATTTGCCAACACTGCTGATTTTGACACTGGTATTCGCCAACTGTTACCTAGATACGATGAGATGTTGGAGGTGATTACCCGTTGTCTACTTTCCCCAAGTCGGCGTATTTTAGAATTAGGTTGTGGTACAGCGGAACTTAGTATCAAGATACTCAACCGCTGTCCAGATGCCCAAATAATTGCCCTAGATTACTCACCTCGAATGCTGCAATTTGCCCAAGATAAAATCACAGCAGCAGGATATCAACAACGGTGGGCTGGTACACAAGCAGACTTTGGCGATTGGGCAAATAATCCAGAGAAGTTAGATATTGGTAGCGAATTTGATGCCTGTGTCTCATCTTTGGCAATCCATCATCTTCAGGATGAGATGAAATTGAAGTTATTTGAGCGAATTGCTGCTAGCCTCAGTAAAGACGGCTGTTTTTGGAATGCAGATCCTACTTTACCAGAATCACCAGCCTTAGCAGAAGTTTACAAAGCGGCACGAGAGGAATGGGCAGTCCAACAGGGAATTAGTTTAACAGAGATTCGCGCTAAACGTGGCACTAGTACTACCCAAGGTTACTCCAGTCAAGACCAGGTAGCTACCTTGGATGCTCATTTAGAAATGTTGACCAAAGCTGGATTTAAGATAGTTGCAGTGCCTTGGAAATATTATGGTCTGGCGGTGTTTGGTGGCTGGCTATGA
- a CDS encoding sedoheptulose 7-phosphate cyclase has product MNNVQASFQATEAEFRVEGYEKIEFSLVYVNGAFDINNREIADSYKKFGRCLTVIDANVNRLYGKQIKSYFRHYDIDVTVVPIVITEPTKTLATFEKIIDAFSDFGLIRKEPVLVVGGGLITDVAGFACAAYRRKSNYIRVPTTLIGLIDAGVAIKVAVNHHKFKNRLGAYHAPLKVILDFSFLQTLPTAQVRNGMAELVKIAVVANSEVFELLDEYGEELLSTHFGYVNGTSELKAIAHKLNYEAIKTMLELETPNLHELDLDRVIAYGHTWSPTLELAPMIPLYHGHAVNIDMALSATIAARRGYITPGERDRILSLMNRIGLSIDHPLLDGDLLWYATQCISLTRDGKQRAAMPKPIGECFFVNDFTREELDAALAEHKNLCATYPRGGDGIDAYIETQEESKLLGV; this is encoded by the coding sequence ATGAATAATGTTCAAGCATCGTTTCAAGCAACGGAAGCTGAATTTCGCGTGGAAGGTTACGAAAAAATTGAGTTTAGTCTTGTCTATGTCAACGGTGCATTTGATATCAATAACAGAGAAATTGCAGACAGCTATAAAAAATTTGGTCGCTGTCTGACTGTGATTGATGCGAATGTCAATCGACTATATGGGAAGCAAATCAAGTCATATTTTAGACACTATGACATCGATGTAACTGTAGTTCCGATTGTGATTACCGAGCCTACTAAAACCCTTGCAACCTTTGAAAAAATTATTGATGCTTTTTCTGACTTTGGCTTAATCCGCAAGGAACCAGTGTTAGTAGTGGGTGGTGGTTTAATCACTGATGTAGCTGGGTTTGCGTGTGCTGCTTACCGTCGCAAGAGTAACTACATTCGCGTTCCTACCACACTGATTGGTTTGATTGATGCAGGTGTGGCGATTAAGGTTGCAGTCAACCATCACAAGTTTAAAAATCGCTTGGGTGCATATCATGCTCCTTTGAAAGTTATCCTTGATTTTTCCTTTTTACAAACATTACCAACGGCTCAAGTTCGGAATGGGATGGCAGAGTTAGTCAAAATTGCTGTTGTTGCTAACTCTGAAGTCTTTGAATTGCTGGATGAGTATGGCGAAGAACTGCTTTCCACTCACTTTGGATATGTGAATGGCACAAGTGAACTGAAAGCGATCGCTCACAAACTCAATTACGAGGCAATTAAAACTATGCTGGAGTTAGAAACTCCTAACTTGCATGAATTAGACCTTGATCGCGTCATTGCCTACGGTCATACTTGGAGTCCGACCTTAGAATTAGCTCCGATGATACCCCTGTATCACGGTCATGCAGTCAATATAGACATGGCTTTATCTGCAACCATTGCAGCAAGACGTGGCTACATTACACCTGGGGAACGCGATCGCATTCTAAGCTTGATGAATCGTATAGGTTTATCAATCGATCATCCTCTACTAGATGGGGATTTGCTCTGGTATGCTACCCAGTGTATTAGCTTGACGCGAGATGGCAAACAACGCGCAGCTATGCCGAAACCCATTGGTGAGTGCTTCTTTGTCAACGATTTTACCCGTGAAGAATTAGATGCAGCCTTAGCTGAACACAAAAATCTGTGTGCTACATACCCTCGTGGTGGAGATGGGATTGACGCTTACATAGAAACTCAAGAAGAATCCAAACTATTGGGAGTGTGA
- a CDS encoding O-methyltransferase yields the protein MTSILGRDTARPITPHSILVAQLQKTLRIAEESNIPLEILTSLRQGLQLAAGLDPYLDDCTTPESAALTALAQKTSKEDWSKRFSDGETVRQLEQEMLSGHLEGQTLKMFVHMTKAKTILEVGMFTGYSALAMAEALPDDGRLIACEVDSYVAEFAQTCFQESPHGDKIVVEVAPALQTLHKLAAAQESFDLIFIDADKKEYVEYFKVILDTHLLATNGLICVDNTLLQGQVYLPSEQRTANGEAIAQFNRIVTADPRVEQVLLPIRDGLTLIRRLV from the coding sequence ATGACCAGTATTTTAGGACGAGATACCGCTAGACCGATAACGCCACACAGCATTCTGGTGGCGCAGCTACAGAAAACCCTCAGAATAGCAGAGGAAAGTAATATCCCTTTAGAGATATTGACATCTCTGCGCCAAGGGTTGCAATTGGCGGCGGGTTTAGATCCTTACCTGGATGATTGCACTACCCCCGAATCGGCAGCATTGACAGCACTAGCGCAGAAAACCAGCAAAGAAGACTGGAGTAAACGCTTTAGTGATGGTGAAACAGTGCGTCAACTAGAGCAGGAAATGCTCTCAGGACATCTTGAAGGACAGACACTGAAGATGTTTGTGCATATGACCAAGGCCAAAACCATCTTAGAAGTGGGAATGTTCACAGGATATTCAGCTTTGGCGATGGCGGAAGCATTACCAGATGATGGACGACTGATTGCTTGTGAGGTAGATTCTTATGTTGCCGAATTTGCTCAAACTTGCTTTCAGGAGTCTCCCCACGGCGACAAGATTGTTGTAGAAGTGGCACCCGCTCTACAAACACTCCACAAGCTGGCGGCGGCACAAGAATCATTTGATCTGATCTTCATTGATGCCGATAAAAAGGAGTATGTAGAGTACTTTAAAGTTATTTTGGATACTCACTTACTGGCTACCAACGGGTTAATCTGCGTAGATAATACTTTGTTGCAGGGACAAGTTTACCTACCATCTGAACAGCGGACTGCCAATGGCGAGGCGATCGCTCAATTCAACCGCATTGTCACCGCAGATCCTCGTGTAGAGCAAGTTCTGTTACCCATACGAGATGGTCTGACTTTGATTAGACGCTTAGTGTAA
- a CDS encoding ATP-grasp domain-containing protein: protein MAQSVSLSVPESTTPLKGVRIKIVVLFKTLATLALLLIALPINGFVVLLSLLWGIVRRPFTKKPGFAAHPQNILVSGGKMTKALQLARSFHAAGHRVILIEGHKYWLSGHRFSNAVSRFYTVPTPQDDLEGYTQALLEIVKQEKIDVYVPVCSPVASYYDSLAKSALSEYCEVFHFDADITKMLDDKFAFTDQARSLGLSVPKSFKIIDPEQVINFDFSKETRKYILKSISYDSVRRLNLTKLPCDTPEETAAFVKSLPISPEKPWIMQEFIPGKELCTHSTVRDGELRLHCCSNSSAFQINYENVENPQIREWVQHFVKSLGLTGQVSLDLIQAEDGTAYAIECNPRTHSAITMFYNHPGVAEAYLGKTPLPAPLEPLTNSKPTYWIYHEIWRLTGIRSGKQLQTWLKNLVRGTDAVYRMDDPLPFLTLHHWQIALLLLKNLQQLKGWVKIDFNIGKLVELGGD, encoded by the coding sequence ATGGCCCAATCAGTTTCTTTATCTGTTCCTGAATCCACAACGCCATTAAAGGGTGTGAGGATAAAAATAGTAGTTCTATTTAAGACCCTTGCTACTCTAGCACTATTGCTGATAGCCTTGCCTATCAACGGTTTTGTAGTTTTACTATCCCTGCTGTGGGGCATTGTGCGTCGCCCGTTTACAAAAAAACCTGGCTTTGCTGCTCATCCTCAGAATATCTTGGTGAGTGGCGGCAAAATGACCAAAGCATTGCAACTTGCCCGTTCCTTCCATGCAGCAGGACACAGAGTTATTCTGATTGAAGGTCACAAATACTGGCTATCTGGGCATAGATTCTCAAATGCTGTGAGTCGTTTTTATACGGTTCCTACACCACAAGACGACCTAGAAGGCTACACCCAGGCGCTATTGGAAATTGTCAAACAAGAAAAGATTGACGTTTATGTACCCGTATGCAGCCCTGTAGCTAGTTATTACGACTCTTTGGCAAAGTCTGCACTATCAGAATACTGTGAGGTTTTCCACTTCGATGCTGATATAACCAAGATGCTGGATGATAAATTTGCCTTTACCGATCAGGCGCGATCGCTTGGTTTATCTGTTCCCAAGTCTTTTAAAATCATCGATCCTGAGCAAGTTATCAATTTCGATTTTAGTAAAGAAACGCGTAAATATATTCTTAAAAGTATTTCTTACGACTCAGTTCGCCGCTTAAATTTAACCAAACTTCCCTGTGATACCCCTGAAGAAACAGCAGCATTTGTCAAGAGTTTACCCATCAGCCCAGAAAAACCTTGGATTATGCAAGAATTTATTCCTGGTAAAGAATTATGCACCCATAGCACGGTGCGGGATGGAGAATTAAGGTTGCATTGCTGCTCAAATTCTTCTGCATTTCAGATTAACTACGAAAATGTCGAAAATCCCCAAATTCGGGAATGGGTGCAACACTTCGTCAAAAGTTTGGGGCTGACTGGACAAGTGTCTCTTGACCTTATTCAAGCTGAAGATGGTACGGCATACGCCATTGAATGTAATCCTCGCACCCATTCGGCAATTACAATGTTCTACAATCACCCAGGTGTTGCAGAAGCCTATCTTGGTAAAACTCCTCTACCTGCACCCCTAGAACCATTAACTAATAGCAAGCCTACTTACTGGATATATCACGAAATCTGGCGATTGACTGGGATTCGTTCTGGGAAACAATTGCAAACTTGGTTGAAGAACTTAGTCCGAGGCACAGATGCCGTCTATCGCATGGATGATCCTTTACCATTTTTAACTTTGCACCATTGGCAGATTGCGTTACTTCTGCTAAAAAATCTGCAACAACTCAAAGGCTGGGTAAAGATTGATTTTAATATCGGCAAACTGGTGGAATTAGGGGGCGACTGA
- a CDS encoding RNA-guided endonuclease InsQ/TnpB family protein, with translation MRTAYQYRLRPSNQQVIEIDRWLSMLCAQYNYLLADRFNWYEQNRCSINACPLVCHLPELRDNPDYYSQKKTLPNLKKTHPWYDEIYSQVLQDIVKRVKVTFDRFLKGDGNGKRSGRPRFKPRNRYRTFTYPQMKDGCLQGNLINLPMFGKVKVIWHRPIPDGFKIKTASVTKKADGYYLTISLEDATVPEIKQDFNTDSIVGIDVGLKEFLTTSTAETVAIPQHYRKAHKRLRLIQKRVSRRKKGSKRRQKAVKQLGKQHKKVADKRKDFHFKTANNLLKRYDVVAVEDLNIKGLARTRLAKSVTDAGWSSFLSILTNKAENAGLLVIPVKASGTSQDCSNCGVKVPKKLHERWHDCPNCGCSLDRDHNAAINIKNRAVGHSALKAKSLLSDSRIVLEAYTDSR, from the coding sequence GTGCGGACAGCTTACCAGTACAGACTACGCCCAAGCAATCAACAAGTAATCGAGATAGATAGATGGTTGTCTATGCTTTGTGCCCAATATAATTACTTGCTGGCTGACAGATTCAACTGGTATGAACAGAATCGTTGCTCAATCAACGCTTGTCCGCTTGTTTGTCACCTTCCAGAATTACGCGATAACCCAGACTATTACAGCCAGAAGAAAACACTACCTAACCTCAAGAAAACTCATCCTTGGTACGATGAAATTTATTCGCAGGTTTTACAGGATATTGTTAAAAGAGTTAAGGTAACTTTTGACAGATTTTTGAAGGGTGATGGTAATGGAAAACGTAGCGGTAGACCAAGGTTTAAACCTCGCAACCGTTACAGAACTTTTACTTACCCTCAAATGAAGGATGGGTGTTTACAAGGTAATTTAATTAACCTTCCGATGTTTGGCAAGGTTAAAGTTATTTGGCATCGTCCTATTCCAGATGGCTTTAAAATCAAAACTGCTTCCGTGACCAAAAAAGCTGATGGTTATTACTTGACTATCAGCCTAGAAGATGCAACTGTTCCCGAAATTAAACAGGATTTTAACACAGATTCCATAGTAGGTATTGATGTTGGCTTAAAAGAGTTTTTAACAACTTCTACTGCTGAAACTGTTGCTATTCCTCAACACTATCGCAAAGCGCACAAACGTTTACGGCTTATCCAAAAGCGTGTTTCACGTCGCAAGAAAGGTAGTAAACGCCGACAAAAAGCGGTTAAACAATTGGGGAAGCAACATAAAAAGGTTGCTGATAAGCGCAAAGATTTTCATTTCAAAACCGCCAATAATCTGTTGAAAAGATATGATGTTGTAGCGGTTGAAGACTTGAATATTAAGGGACTTGCACGCACTCGATTGGCAAAGTCTGTAACGGACGCCGGATGGTCAAGCTTTCTGTCGATACTGACAAACAAAGCCGAAAACGCTGGTTTGTTGGTCATCCCAGTTAAAGCGTCTGGTACAAGTCAAGATTGTTCTAATTGTGGTGTGAAAGTTCCTAAAAAGTTGCATGAACGCTGGCACGACTGCCCTAATTGTGGGTGTAGTCTTGACCGTGATCATAATGCAGCGATAAATATAAAAAATAGGGCGGTAGGGCATTCCGCACTTAAAGCCAAGAGCCTCCTAAGCGATAGCCGGATTGTCTTGGAAGCCTACACTGACTCTCGTTGA
- a CDS encoding nodulation protein NodZ, with translation MVGDKFLVAKGKAGMGNRFLALLDSILYTQLTNRKIIVDWSDETYSNNRSNVFPNFFNLHHLTQASEIPSTQSVNPSFWKNNLEKSVNEVLGLYESEADLRYNNPRIWSKYTTNMSRIDYSEDVLIRWSFVTETYKLRQHFLGNFAYLQNLSNETILKKIIRENLSLQPNIQATIKKTIDNSFEDNVIGVHVRYTDRKSSINTYLNFIDKIYEKDHKILIFLATDNKEVEDFFRAKYTNILVTDKWYPMSGSSLHQNPECPDRFENGVQALVDIYLLSKCNYLIYDKTSTFGVVAKLISDIPETNTIETSQYTLRGKVKNLISWLREKEIL, from the coding sequence ATGGTTGGAGATAAATTTTTAGTAGCGAAAGGGAAAGCAGGGATGGGAAATCGTTTTCTCGCTCTCTTGGACAGTATTTTATATACTCAGCTTACTAATAGAAAGATAATTGTTGATTGGAGCGATGAGACTTACTCCAATAATCGCAGCAATGTTTTTCCTAATTTTTTTAATCTTCATCATCTTACTCAAGCTTCAGAAATACCTTCTACTCAATCTGTCAATCCAAGTTTCTGGAAGAATAACTTAGAGAAATCTGTAAATGAAGTACTGGGATTATATGAATCTGAAGCTGATTTGAGATACAATAACCCTAGAATATGGTCAAAATATACTACTAATATGTCGCGCATCGATTATAGTGAAGATGTTTTGATTAGATGGTCGTTTGTAACAGAGACTTATAAGCTAAGACAACATTTTTTAGGTAATTTTGCTTATCTACAAAATCTGAGCAATGAAACTATCTTAAAAAAGATAATTAGAGAAAATCTGAGTTTACAACCTAATATTCAAGCAACTATAAAAAAAACTATAGATAATTCTTTTGAAGATAACGTAATCGGGGTTCATGTTAGATATACTGATAGAAAATCTTCAATTAATACATACTTAAATTTTATTGATAAGATTTATGAAAAAGATCATAAAATTTTAATATTTTTAGCAACTGATAATAAGGAAGTAGAGGATTTTTTTAGAGCGAAATATACTAATATTTTAGTAACAGATAAGTGGTATCCAATGTCAGGATCTTCTTTACATCAGAATCCTGAATGTCCAGATAGGTTTGAAAATGGTGTTCAAGCTTTAGTAGATATCTATCTATTAAGCAAATGTAATTATCTAATATACGACAAAACTTCTACGTTTGGTGTGGTTGCAAAGTTAATTTCTGATATCCCAGAAACTAATACAATTGAGACTTCTCAATACACTTTAAGAGGAAAAGTCAAAAACTTAATTTCTTGGCTTAGAGAAAAGGAAATTCTTTAG
- a CDS encoding RelA/SpoT family protein: MSSLAINSSVDLTIPEWLKKCLKESSTISGEAEDDRRHNDAVLIGRAFEFAYQLHQGQYRKSGEPYIAHPIAVADLLRDLGGSAAMIAAGFLHDVVEDTEVTSQEIEERFGPEVRQLVEGVTKLSKINFTSKTESQAENFRRMFLAMAQDIRVIVVKLADRLHNMRTLQYMSEASRRRSAQETRDIFAPLANRLGIWRIKWELEDLAFKYLEPEAYREMQEHVSEKRTARQEKLDKSTKILQERLQQAGIHFQDISGRPKHLYGIYQKMHRQQKEFHEIYDLAALRIIVQTNEECYRALAVVHDAFRPIPGRFKDYIGLPKPNRYQSLHTGVIGLTGRPLEVQIRTIEMHHIAEYGIAAHWKYKETGGSSISHLTATDDKFTWLRQLLEWQTDLKDAQEYLDSVKDNLFEDDVYVFTPKGDVVPLSPGSTTIDFAYRIHTEVGNHCSGARVNGRMVSLSTRLQNGDIVEVLTQKNSHPSLDWLNFVRTSAAKYRIKQWYKRSRREENVARGRELLEKELGKTGFDSLLKSDAMEIVAEKCNYHSVEDLLAGLGYGEVTLNLVLNRWREVAKGQQPVSTVPPFVPKEPTTSKALRDVPATTSRSTDSPIVGVEGLVYYLAGCCTPIPGEPIIGVVTRGRGISIHRQGCHNLESVEYERLVPVRWNPAAENSGRPHTYPVDVQIEALDRVGVLKDILSRLSDQGINVRHAQVKTATGQPALMDLGIDIRDRSQLEQVFVQIKKMSDILNIRRVGQIDE; this comes from the coding sequence ATGAGCAGCCTAGCTATAAATTCATCAGTTGATCTAACCATTCCAGAATGGTTAAAAAAATGTTTGAAGGAGTCATCGACAATTAGCGGCGAAGCGGAAGATGACCGAAGGCATAATGATGCAGTTTTAATTGGTCGCGCATTTGAATTTGCCTACCAACTGCATCAAGGTCAATATCGCAAATCGGGAGAACCATACATTGCTCATCCCATCGCTGTAGCTGACTTGCTGCGTGACTTGGGAGGTAGTGCTGCTATGATAGCAGCTGGATTTCTCCATGATGTCGTTGAAGATACAGAAGTTACAAGTCAAGAAATAGAAGAACGCTTTGGCCCAGAAGTGCGACAATTGGTCGAAGGTGTGACCAAGCTTTCTAAAATTAATTTCACCAGCAAAACCGAAAGTCAAGCGGAAAACTTCCGGCGGATGTTTTTGGCCATGGCGCAAGATATTCGGGTAATTGTAGTGAAGTTGGCAGATCGTTTGCATAATATGCGAACTTTACAATACATGTCAGAAGCCAGCCGCCGCCGCAGTGCCCAGGAAACGCGAGATATCTTCGCGCCTTTAGCCAATCGCTTGGGGATTTGGCGAATTAAATGGGAATTGGAAGATTTGGCTTTTAAGTATTTGGAACCGGAAGCTTACCGCGAAATGCAGGAGCATGTTTCCGAAAAACGGACGGCGCGACAAGAGAAGTTGGACAAATCTACAAAGATTTTGCAAGAACGTTTGCAGCAAGCCGGAATCCACTTTCAGGATATCAGTGGCCGTCCCAAGCATCTTTATGGCATTTACCAAAAAATGCACCGCCAGCAAAAGGAATTTCATGAAATTTACGATTTGGCTGCGTTGCGGATTATTGTTCAAACCAATGAGGAATGCTATCGGGCGTTGGCAGTGGTTCATGATGCTTTTCGCCCAATTCCTGGGAGATTTAAGGACTATATTGGACTGCCAAAGCCTAACCGTTACCAGTCGTTGCATACTGGAGTGATTGGACTAACTGGTCGGCCTTTAGAGGTGCAAATTCGCACAATCGAAATGCATCATATCGCTGAGTATGGGATTGCTGCCCATTGGAAGTACAAAGAAACAGGAGGTTCTAGTATTAGCCATTTGACAGCGACAGATGACAAGTTTACTTGGCTGCGGCAGCTGCTGGAATGGCAAACTGATCTCAAGGATGCACAAGAATATCTTGATAGCGTCAAGGACAATTTATTTGAAGATGATGTCTATGTCTTCACCCCTAAGGGGGATGTTGTTCCTTTAAGTCCCGGTTCTACTACTATAGATTTTGCTTATCGCATTCATACGGAAGTGGGGAACCATTGTTCCGGGGCGCGGGTGAATGGGCGAATGGTATCTCTGTCAACACGGCTGCAAAATGGCGATATTGTAGAGGTTCTCACCCAAAAGAACAGCCATCCGAGTTTGGATTGGTTGAACTTTGTCAGAACTTCGGCGGCGAAATATCGCATAAAACAATGGTACAAGCGATCGCGCCGGGAAGAAAATGTCGCCCGTGGACGGGAATTGTTAGAAAAGGAACTTGGTAAAACTGGTTTTGATAGTCTGCTGAAGTCGGATGCAATGGAGATTGTCGCCGAAAAGTGTAACTACCACAGCGTGGAAGATTTACTTGCCGGTTTGGGTTACGGTGAAGTTACCTTGAATCTAGTGCTAAATCGTTGGCGAGAAGTGGCGAAGGGACAACAACCAGTTTCCACTGTGCCGCCATTTGTCCCCAAAGAACCAACTACATCAAAAGCTTTGCGAGATGTACCTGCAACTACCTCCCGCTCCACAGATTCGCCAATTGTTGGGGTAGAAGGTTTGGTGTATTATTTAGCTGGGTGTTGTACCCCGATTCCTGGTGAACCAATTATTGGTGTGGTGACGCGAGGTAGAGGGATTTCAATTCATCGCCAAGGCTGTCATAATCTGGAGAGTGTGGAGTATGAGCGTTTAGTACCAGTTAGGTGGAACCCAGCCGCCGAAAATAGTGGTCGCCCGCACACTTACCCAGTGGATGTTCAAATTGAAGCCCTTGACCGCGTAGGGGTGCTAAAGGATATTTTGTCACGGTTGAGTGACCAAGGAATCAATGTCCGCCATGCCCAGGTGAAAACCGCTACTGGTCAACCTGCATTGATGGACTTAGGAATAGATATACGCGATCGCTCTCAACTAGAGCAAGTGTTCGTCCAAATTAAGAAAATGAGCGACATTCTGAATATCCGCCGCGTTGGTCAAATTGACGAGTAG
- the patD gene encoding heterocyst frequency control protein PatD, translating to MSLNREKYLALVTLLEQLRSDATTTQIVAPELRVRVASLQQFFGQQIVPLADENWRVQSYQTEISKQLRLLEIDVMFLQGARQASTAQTRLQTISDRLTTLIQYCDAILQPEAEGEK from the coding sequence ATGTCTTTAAACCGTGAGAAATATCTGGCACTCGTAACCTTGTTAGAGCAATTACGCTCCGATGCCACAACTACCCAAATCGTTGCGCCCGAACTGCGAGTGCGTGTAGCCTCGTTGCAGCAATTTTTCGGGCAGCAAATTGTGCCTTTGGCTGATGAAAACTGGCGAGTGCAGTCTTATCAAACGGAGATCAGCAAGCAACTGCGCCTGTTGGAAATAGATGTGATGTTTTTGCAAGGAGCGCGGCAGGCTTCTACTGCACAAACGAGACTTCAGACGATTAGCGATCGCTTGACAACTCTCATTCAATACTGTGATGCCATTTTGCAACCAGAAGCGGAAGGAGAAAAATAA
- a CDS encoding TetR/AcrR family transcriptional regulator, which produces MSKQINSPSGRPRSIHADQAILQATLDLLAEVGYESMSIEAIASRAGVGKTTIYRRYTSKEELVADAIESLRDDLAIPDTGSFWGDMDILINNAAKKIHSPLGRQTLALIISTASSNPQFAEVYWTKYTKLRREAFSKVLERAKFRGEIHKDADVDLIIDLVSGSLYYALIFKPTTEPVEAYMRRTMNLLLKGIGNGA; this is translated from the coding sequence ATGAGTAAGCAAATCAATAGCCCTTCTGGACGCCCACGCAGCATCCACGCTGACCAAGCTATTCTGCAAGCGACTTTGGATCTGCTTGCAGAGGTAGGATATGAAAGTATGAGTATAGAAGCGATCGCTTCCCGGGCTGGAGTTGGTAAAACGACCATCTATCGGCGTTACACTTCCAAAGAAGAACTAGTTGCAGACGCGATAGAAAGTCTGAGGGATGATTTAGCGATCCCCGATACTGGCAGCTTTTGGGGAGACATGGATATCCTAATCAATAATGCCGCCAAAAAAATACATAGTCCCCTTGGTCGTCAGACACTCGCCTTGATAATTAGTACAGCGTCTAGCAATCCTCAGTTTGCCGAGGTTTACTGGACAAAATATACAAAACTTCGACGTGAAGCCTTTTCTAAAGTACTTGAGCGTGCCAAATTTAGAGGCGAAATTCACAAGGATGCAGACGTAGACTTAATTATCGATCTTGTGAGCGGGTCATTATATTATGCACTGATCTTCAAACCTACAACTGAGCCAGTAGAAGCGTACATGCGCCGCACAATGAATCTTCTCCTCAAAGGTATTGGGAATGGCGCATAG